In a genomic window of Occallatibacter riparius:
- a CDS encoding ABC transporter permease codes for MLDDLRYRTRALIHHKQIEDELDEELRFHFDRQVEKLMRSGMSEQEAKRQARLSFGGHEQVKEDCRDARGTGLIELTIDDTKYALRQLVANPTFAIVMIATLALSIGANSAIFSVINGVLLKRLPYDQPERLVRVFLTSQEFPKFPLNPWDFLDFRARNHSFESMAAFTRGDVQLSGDGEPVRLNGFGITSGYFRVLGLHPQLGREFDFQAEVPGNGLQVVLSDRLWRTRFGADPNIIGRKITLNMQPFTVIGVMPPGTEHPGNVYHSVAYGESVDVWWPFSFGGNSNQRGSHYIEGIARLKAGVSVQQAHDEMNAIMAQIGREHSADGTGWRVLLIPLYSEVVGNTRRMLLVLLGAVGIVLLIACANAANLLLARASARQREIAVRLALGAPRLRVIRQLITESLIISLTGGVLGLALAFGGVRGLVSLLPADFPRAHDIHVSWPVLGFTLLISVLTGILFGLAPALQASHTDPKTGLQQGSRSSTATRPQNRLRNALVVAEVSLACVLLIGAGLMLRTFLNLLHLNPGFSEDRVLTASLSLPHQRYKTGEQTAQFYSRLSSTLSQLPGVVSAGAGSDLPWTGYDENNGGWTIEGKKPDPHNETHARYHMATPGYFSAMGIPLLEGRFFTEADKKGAPWVLIINWAMAQKYWPGEDVIGRRISFEDNPKKDEDWMTVVGVVGDVKDQPNSPAAEPAFWWSEYQASESDMSIAIRTQSDPRQVADGLRNAVHQLDPELAVADIKLMNQVADASISTPRFTFVLVGLFAALAVVLAGIGAYGVIAYTVAQRSTEFGLRVALGAQRGDLLRMVLVHSAKLAVPGTIIGVALALSLGRVMQTLIYGVSTADPLIYGCVILMVPAVALLASYVPARRAARADPMQTLRAE; via the coding sequence ATGCTGGATGATCTCCGCTATCGCACCCGCGCGCTGATTCACCACAAGCAGATCGAAGACGAGCTCGACGAAGAGCTTCGCTTTCACTTCGATCGTCAGGTCGAGAAACTCATGAGGTCCGGCATGTCAGAACAGGAAGCTAAGCGCCAGGCCCGCCTATCTTTTGGCGGACACGAACAGGTGAAAGAAGACTGCCGCGATGCGCGCGGCACCGGCCTTATCGAACTCACCATCGACGACACGAAGTATGCGCTGCGCCAACTCGTGGCCAATCCCACGTTTGCGATTGTGATGATCGCGACGCTCGCACTCAGCATCGGGGCCAACAGCGCCATTTTTAGCGTGATCAACGGAGTGCTGCTCAAGCGTTTGCCTTACGATCAGCCCGAGCGCCTGGTACGGGTATTCCTTACGAGCCAGGAATTCCCGAAGTTTCCGCTCAACCCGTGGGACTTCCTCGATTTCCGTGCACGCAATCATTCGTTCGAATCGATGGCGGCATTCACACGCGGCGACGTGCAGCTTTCGGGCGATGGCGAGCCGGTGCGTTTGAACGGCTTCGGCATCACCTCCGGATACTTCCGGGTGCTGGGCCTCCATCCGCAGCTCGGGCGCGAGTTCGACTTCCAGGCCGAAGTGCCCGGCAATGGATTGCAGGTGGTCCTGAGCGACCGTCTCTGGCGGACGCGCTTTGGCGCCGACCCTAACATCATTGGGCGCAAGATCACGCTCAACATGCAACCATTCACAGTGATTGGTGTGATGCCGCCGGGAACTGAGCATCCGGGAAACGTCTATCACTCGGTTGCATATGGCGAAAGCGTGGATGTGTGGTGGCCGTTCTCGTTTGGGGGAAACTCGAACCAACGCGGCTCGCACTATATTGAAGGCATTGCGAGGCTGAAGGCGGGCGTGAGCGTTCAGCAGGCGCACGACGAGATGAACGCCATCATGGCGCAGATTGGTCGCGAGCACTCCGCGGACGGAACCGGCTGGCGCGTCCTTCTCATTCCGCTTTATTCCGAAGTTGTGGGCAATACGCGACGGATGCTTCTTGTTTTGCTCGGCGCGGTCGGTATCGTGCTGCTGATCGCTTGCGCTAATGCGGCGAATCTGCTGCTGGCGCGAGCATCGGCGAGGCAGCGTGAGATTGCCGTACGGCTGGCGCTGGGCGCGCCGAGGCTGCGCGTGATTCGCCAGCTCATCACGGAGAGCTTGATCATCTCGCTCACCGGCGGAGTGCTCGGGCTGGCTCTGGCATTCGGCGGAGTGCGCGGTCTTGTCTCGCTGCTGCCCGCTGACTTCCCGCGCGCGCATGATATTCATGTCAGCTGGCCTGTGCTGGGATTCACATTGCTGATCAGTGTTCTTACTGGAATCTTGTTTGGGCTCGCGCCTGCACTGCAGGCTTCGCACACCGATCCGAAGACCGGTCTGCAGCAAGGCAGCCGAAGCTCTACCGCCACGCGCCCTCAGAACCGCCTGCGCAATGCGCTCGTTGTCGCAGAAGTCAGCCTTGCATGTGTGCTTCTGATTGGTGCGGGGCTGATGCTGCGGACGTTCCTGAATCTCCTCCATCTCAATCCGGGGTTCAGCGAAGACCGCGTGCTCACCGCCAGCCTGTCTCTTCCACACCAGCGCTACAAGACCGGCGAGCAGACTGCGCAGTTCTACAGCCGGCTGAGCTCAACGCTGAGCCAGTTGCCTGGAGTGGTGAGCGCCGGCGCGGGCAGCGATCTGCCATGGACAGGCTACGACGAAAACAACGGCGGATGGACTATCGAGGGGAAGAAGCCCGACCCGCACAATGAGACTCACGCGCGGTATCACATGGCCACTCCAGGCTACTTTAGCGCCATGGGGATTCCGCTGCTCGAGGGGCGCTTCTTTACGGAGGCCGATAAGAAGGGCGCGCCGTGGGTGCTCATCATCAACTGGGCCATGGCGCAGAAGTACTGGCCCGGCGAAGACGTTATCGGAAGGCGCATCAGCTTCGAAGACAACCCCAAGAAGGATGAGGACTGGATGACTGTGGTTGGCGTGGTGGGCGATGTGAAAGACCAGCCCAACAGTCCTGCGGCCGAACCGGCCTTCTGGTGGTCGGAGTACCAAGCGTCGGAGTCCGATATGTCGATCGCCATTCGCACGCAATCCGATCCGCGTCAGGTGGCGGATGGATTGCGCAACGCGGTGCACCAACTCGATCCAGAGTTGGCCGTGGCCGACATCAAGCTGATGAATCAGGTTGCGGACGCATCGATCTCGACGCCGCGATTTACGTTTGTGCTGGTGGGACTTTTCGCCGCGCTCGCCGTGGTGCTCGCCGGTATCGGCGCTTACGGAGTGATTGCATACACCGTCGCGCAGCGGAGTACTGAGTTCGGCCTCAGGGTCGCGCTCGGCGCTCAGCGCGGCGATCTCCTGCGGATGGTGCTCGTTCACAGCGCAAAGCTCGCGGTGCCGGGAACCATTATCGGCGTCGCGCTGGCGCTTAGCCTGGGCCGCGTGATGCAGACGCTGATTTACGGCGTGAGCACTGCCGACCCGCTCATATACGGATGCGTGATCCTCATGGTGCCCGCGGTTGCGCTGCTCGCTTCGTACGTGCCGGCGCGCAGGGCTGCTCGAGCCGACCCTATGCAAACCCTCCGGGCGGAGTGA
- a CDS encoding ABC transporter permease: protein MRWLSRLGVQFRMLFSRNRAHRELDAELRDHLDRQIAENTARGMSDESARAAALRTFGNPALLRDQAHDTWNWAAAESLLHDVRIGCRTLLRTPGFTVIAILVMALGIGANVALFTIVRGVLLKPLPYSDPERLVTLYERSASEGLGMFNPVAAGSFSEWQRAATGVEQMALVSPFQNYNVSAEGGKLPERIDAGFCSWNLFSLLGVQPALGRTFAEADDEHSAQSTVMLSDAFWRRRYAGDPAIVGKTIWLDAKPYTVVGVLPASFLFNSAFGGNTVQVWTPVGHEFPEALLKAYDDHEGIVMARLKPGVTLQSVLAQLGAVQAQIKKEHAAGGVNGAVNGRSMLDDAVHDYKTPLYALLAATGCVLLIACMNVASLLIARTAARGKEMAIRTALGGGRMRLMRERLTESLLISVMAGAVGIGISWAALQLLVKMRPDMNRVESIRIDGGVALFTIAAIASCALFAGLISALGADGKRLLSALQESSRANRGSHQRATLRRVLLVLEVSLTVVLLAGAGLLLKSYQRLRTTDLGIPINNALRLHVSLPESRYKEEVQQVAFFEQLIAGVRALPGVEAAGLVSTAPGQGWGGDSLADTLEQPRRQEDLLDIHRRAADPGYFAAAQIPLLRGRIFTSDERLSRSDVALISLSTAQQLFPGQDPIGKHLHFGYNKDVYEIIGVVGDVRWDIHEPPKPTMYMPLYGHDWTGATIFVRGRNVESLAMPIENVVGRLDRDLPVSNVMTFRESIAKSTIDSQFDSLLILSFAVIALILAGAGLYGVLAYLVTQRTGEIGIRMALGAPRKQVMRLMLLDGLRPALIGLVLGLAGSAATGRLIASMLFDTKPLDAGIYTAVAATLLVVAGIACMLPAWRASRIDPMQALRTE, encoded by the coding sequence CTGCCCGGGCCGCCGCGCTGCGCACCTTCGGCAATCCCGCGCTGCTGCGCGACCAGGCGCACGACACATGGAACTGGGCGGCCGCCGAGTCTCTCCTGCACGATGTTCGCATCGGCTGCCGCACGCTGCTGCGCACGCCCGGCTTCACGGTGATTGCGATTCTCGTCATGGCACTCGGAATCGGCGCTAATGTCGCGCTGTTCACGATCGTGCGGGGCGTGCTGTTGAAGCCGCTTCCCTACTCTGATCCGGAGCGCCTGGTCACCCTGTATGAGCGGTCTGCCAGCGAAGGTTTGGGAATGTTCAACCCTGTTGCGGCCGGAAGCTTTTCCGAGTGGCAGCGCGCCGCTACAGGCGTGGAACAGATGGCCCTGGTATCGCCATTCCAGAACTACAACGTTTCCGCGGAAGGCGGAAAGCTCCCCGAACGCATCGACGCCGGATTCTGCTCCTGGAATCTGTTCTCGCTTCTTGGTGTGCAGCCGGCACTGGGCCGCACATTCGCTGAGGCAGACGATGAGCATAGTGCGCAATCGACTGTAATGCTGAGCGATGCATTCTGGCGCCGCCGTTATGCCGGGGACCCCGCAATCGTGGGCAAGACCATCTGGCTCGATGCAAAACCTTACACGGTGGTCGGAGTTCTTCCTGCGTCGTTTCTGTTCAACAGTGCATTCGGCGGCAATACTGTCCAAGTTTGGACGCCCGTTGGGCACGAGTTCCCCGAGGCTCTCCTGAAGGCGTACGACGATCACGAAGGAATTGTGATGGCGCGTCTGAAGCCCGGAGTAACGCTTCAATCCGTGCTTGCGCAGTTGGGCGCGGTGCAGGCTCAGATCAAGAAGGAGCACGCGGCTGGAGGAGTCAACGGCGCCGTCAATGGCCGCTCCATGCTCGACGACGCGGTTCACGATTACAAAACTCCACTTTACGCTCTGCTGGCCGCCACCGGCTGCGTGCTCCTCATCGCATGCATGAACGTAGCCAGCCTCTTGATTGCGCGCACGGCCGCCCGGGGCAAGGAGATGGCCATCCGCACCGCTCTTGGCGGCGGCCGCATGCGCCTGATGCGCGAGCGCCTGACAGAGAGCCTTCTCATCTCGGTAATGGCGGGAGCCGTGGGGATCGGCATCTCCTGGGCTGCGCTGCAGTTGCTTGTGAAGATGCGCCCCGACATGAACCGCGTCGAGTCGATCCGCATCGACGGTGGTGTGGCGCTGTTCACGATTGCGGCGATTGCATCCTGCGCACTGTTCGCGGGGCTGATTTCCGCGCTGGGCGCAGATGGGAAGAGACTGCTCAGCGCACTGCAGGAGTCGTCGCGAGCGAATCGCGGCAGCCATCAGCGCGCCACGCTGCGAAGGGTTCTGCTTGTCCTGGAAGTCAGCCTCACGGTCGTACTGTTGGCCGGGGCTGGTCTCCTGCTCAAGAGTTATCAGCGGTTACGCACCACCGACCTGGGCATTCCCATTAACAATGCACTCAGATTGCACGTGAGCCTGCCGGAGTCGCGTTACAAGGAAGAGGTGCAGCAGGTCGCATTTTTTGAACAGCTGATCGCCGGAGTGCGCGCGCTTCCGGGAGTGGAAGCAGCCGGCCTGGTCAGCACTGCGCCCGGCCAGGGCTGGGGCGGCGACTCGCTCGCGGATACCCTCGAGCAGCCCCGACGCCAGGAAGACCTACTCGACATACATCGGCGGGCCGCGGACCCAGGCTATTTCGCCGCTGCTCAAATCCCGCTGCTGCGAGGACGCATCTTCACATCTGACGAACGCCTCTCGCGGTCTGATGTGGCGTTGATATCTCTTTCTACCGCGCAACAGTTGTTCCCCGGTCAGGATCCAATCGGGAAACACCTGCACTTCGGATATAACAAAGACGTTTACGAAATCATCGGCGTAGTGGGCGACGTACGGTGGGATATCCACGAGCCACCCAAGCCCACCATGTATATGCCGCTGTATGGGCACGACTGGACCGGGGCAACAATCTTCGTGCGAGGGAGAAATGTTGAGTCGCTGGCAATGCCGATTGAGAACGTAGTGGGGCGGCTCGATCGCGATCTGCCAGTCTCGAACGTCATGACGTTCCGTGAGAGTATCGCAAAATCGACGATTGACTCACAGTTCGACTCACTGCTCATCCTGAGCTTCGCGGTCATTGCTCTCATTCTTGCAGGAGCCGGTCTCTATGGTGTGCTTGCTTATCTGGTTACGCAGCGAACTGGGGAGATCGGGATTCGCATGGCGCTGGGCGCGCCGCGGAAGCAGGTGATGCGCCTCATGCTACTCGACGGACTGCGGCCTGCACTGATCGGCCTGGTGCTGGGTCTCGCGGGATCGGCAGCAACAGGCCGCCTCATCGCTTCCATGCTTTTCGATACGAAGCCGCTGGATGCGGGCATCTATACCGCCGTCGCGGCAACCCTTCTGGTTGTCGCCGGAATTGCCTGCATGCTGCCGGCGTGGCGCGCAAGCCGCATCGATCCCATGCAGGCGCTTCGCACCGAGTAA
- a CDS encoding PadR family transcriptional regulator: MTGRIELPQGTLDLLILRTLLPGPQHGWAISERVQQVSSEVLSIQQGSLYPALHRLERRGWIKAEWGTSDNNRRAKYYELTRTGRKQLDAETEAWRKLAVAVEQVLEGA; encoded by the coding sequence TTGACTGGACGCATCGAACTTCCGCAGGGCACGCTCGACCTGCTTATCCTGCGTACTCTTTTGCCTGGACCGCAGCATGGTTGGGCCATCTCAGAACGCGTGCAGCAGGTCTCCAGCGAGGTGCTCAGCATCCAGCAGGGGTCGCTCTATCCCGCGCTGCATCGTCTGGAGCGCCGCGGGTGGATTAAGGCTGAGTGGGGCACATCCGATAACAATCGCCGCGCCAAGTACTACGAGCTCACGCGCACGGGGAGGAAGCAGCTGGATGCGGAGACCGAGGCGTGGCGCAAGCTTGCCGTCGCTGTCGAACAGGTTCTGGAAGGCGCCTGA